The Methanocella arvoryzae MRE50 DNA window AGAGAACACAGCCCTTTTCAACATCCCGGACTACTGTGAGGTATTTATGGCCTTTCTCATAAGCGATCTCATCCACGCCGATCACCCGGGGATTACTGGAATCCAACGGGACAAGGGATTCTCTCATCGTATTCTTATCAATACTCTTCACAGTCTTCCAGTCTAACCCTACGACCTGGGCGGCTTCTTTAATGCTCATATGCTTACAGAGAACCGAGACATGCTTTTCCAGTCTCTTCGTGCATCTCGAGTACTCCCTTACAAACTCCAGTTTCTCATGACCCCTGTGGCCACACCGGCAAAAGATCTTGTATTGAGGGAACTGCACATAACAACGCAGACACCCCAAATCCAGGTCCCTGACCACTCGGACATACTCATCCTCAACACGTTTAACACGCCTGCCACAACGAGGACACAGAGAAGGCCTCCCTGATCTCTCTAACTCGACAAGAAGCCGTTCATCATCATGACTGATACCAGCAATCTTAAATCCCTTAAAATTAAACTGGCTCTTGAATACTAACGAGTATTTACACCGCTTACCCATGATATTGTGCCAACATTACAAGGGCAAGCGGTGGCTTAAAATCACCCATTACAACTAGCAGTTCCTCACCCGACAATCGGAGAAGAGCCATATTTTTAAAGCTTTTAGGACAGTCAGGTACCGTTTACACGAAGTACGCAAGGTACACGAAGTACGCGAAGTTTTACGATAAAATCATATTACAGCATGCCGTTTTTACTGTACTTCGAGTACTTCGGGTACTTCGTGTAAATGGTACGGGCGCTCGTACGAAACATTTCAGTAAAGACTCATGGATGAAAAGGGTATTGTCAAGTAGGGGTACGAAAAATTGAAAGTAGCCCTGAATAGGTCGAAAATACCGCCAAGCACTCGCCTTATGAAAAATGTGGTATTCAGGTAGAGGCTATGAAAAATTAATAGTTGGCCCTGTGTGAGTCGAAAATACCGCCAAGTCCGCCAAGGAGCCAAGAGCGCCAAGAGCTAATTTTTCATGGAACGCCAAGAAGCCAAGCTCGCCAAGAGCAAATTTTTTCATGGAACGCCAAGGAGCCAAGAGCGCCAAGATTTTTTGGCGATATCTTCTGATCCTGATCACAATGTCCTTGGCGAGCTTGGCCTCTTGGCGGGCTTGGCGGCCTTATAACCATAGCCGATATAACACATTTTTCATAAGACTATACTCTGTGAACCTCTGTGCGTCTCCGTGCCTCTGTGGTAAAATCTCCGTGCGTCTCTGTGGTAAATTATTAGAGGACAATTGCTTATTCGTCGAAGAACCTTAACAGCCCGGTCTGCCTCTGTGTCGGGAGGGGCATGGTTTCTTCGGGTTCGGGCCCGAGCATGGTTTCGAAGAGCTTAGCGTTCTTGACGGCGTTCGCCCGGGGGTGGTTGTTGAAGTACGCCCGTATAGTCCCGGGCATGGCCTCTATGGCAGTGGCCCATGGCTGTAGCTGTTCCCGGGTGTAGGAGTAGTCGTAGCGGTTCATCCTGCCTTCGGAGTCTGCCTTTTTTGAGAACCAGAGGTCGGGGTTGCGTCCGTGGAATCTCAGGTAGGAGTGCCGGCCGGTGTTTTCTATTATAGCGGGCATGGAAGGCCCGTCTATGGCGCACAGTGCCACCTCGAACTTCCGCAGGACTGCCAGCACGTCGGGGATTACCTCCTTCTTGTTTTGCAGCCAGGAGCTGTGCCGCAGCTCTACGGCGTAGTCGATGGCCGTGGTGTCGAGCGTTTCCAGCAGTGCCTCCAGCCTATCGAGGTGGTCGGGATAGCGGACGTATGGCGATATCTGCAGGAGGACTGCGCCGAGCGCTCCGGCCGCTTTGAGCGGTGAGAGCACTTTTGCCTCGAAGTCCAGCGCAGTCTGCACGTCCAGCAGTAGCGAGTCGTGGGTCACTTTACCGGGCATCTTGAGGGAGAACTCGAAGCCGTTCAGGGAAGAGGCTTTCCGGATCCATTCCTGGACTACTAAGGGCGCGGGAAACGTGTAGAAAGAGCTGTTGATCTCCGTTGTATGGAAGTATCTGCCGTAGTAGCTCAGCCACGCCTGTTTCGGCAGGCCTGGGGGGTAGAAGGCTCCCGCCCAGTCGTCGTAGGACCAGCCTGAGGTGCCGACGCGGATCATCCGATTAAGGTAGGTGTTCCGGACGCTTAATCCTGCCGGCACAGGTGGCAGCCGGTTATGGTTAATTCTACCTTGACGACTTGGTGATCTCGTCGAACATGCTGTCCATGCCCGATCGCATCTCCCGGGCGATGT harbors:
- a CDS encoding DUF72 domain-containing protein, with amino-acid sequence MIRVGTSGWSYDDWAGAFYPPGLPKQAWLSYYGRYFHTTEINSSFYTFPAPLVVQEWIRKASSLNGFEFSLKMPGKVTHDSLLLDVQTALDFEAKVLSPLKAAGALGAVLLQISPYVRYPDHLDRLEALLETLDTTAIDYAVELRHSSWLQNKKEVIPDVLAVLRKFEVALCAIDGPSMPAIIENTGRHSYLRFHGRNPDLWFSKKADSEGRMNRYDYSYTREQLQPWATAIEAMPGTIRAYFNNHPRANAVKNAKLFETMLGPEPEETMPLPTQRQTGLLRFFDE